The proteins below are encoded in one region of Helianthus annuus cultivar XRQ/B chromosome 2, HanXRQr2.0-SUNRISE, whole genome shotgun sequence:
- the LOC110890299 gene encoding uncharacterized protein LOC110890299 produces the protein MEMERLAELSDESVGSQSEKTTTFGLGCGSSHSEGIDPDSFLVKLVKCVVNDITIDISFNQLSGLCALCFLEQVDCLIGKNHLFKCSIILIKSWCYYESHIMGAMYGLLSTYALETLVLYIFGMYNASLASPMVLYVLLEYYSKFNWDKFGISIDGPVNFSLLPNIVVENPTHHAIFGGQFLGAGTLAEILELPMEKIEERNKNFFDDIQLDDLNANLDSDNINLADLLGDFNANLRSLLSSKCTLSFPYSIGHEHHGLAGQSYAINGSCPSWRASGRGRVPRLLVHPLNWGYGPTFEAGSSLGFTSNSPYPQSSQGHRQSSAPSQVPRRERRLVFGSFGRVSMNSSLPLMDENEFLHFLG, from the exons ATGGAGATGGAACGTCTTGCCGAGCTTTCCGATGAGTCAGTTGGATCTCAGTCCGAGAAAACGACAACGTTTGGGCTGGGATGTGGCTCCTCTCACTCCGAAGGTATAGATCCTGATTCGTTTTTg GTGAAACTGGTTAAATGTGTCGTTAACGACATTACAATTGATATATCCTTCAACCAGCTGAGTGGGCTTTGTGCACTTTGTTTTCTTGAGCAG GTGGATTGCCTTATCGGTAAAAACCATCTTTTCAAATGCAGTATCATCTTGATAAAATCATGGTGTTACTATGAAAGCCATATTATGGGTGCGATGTATGGCCTCCTATCTACATATGCCTTGGAAACTTTAGTTCTATACATATTCGGTATGTATAACGCATCTCTTGCCAGCCCAATG GTTCTTTACGTGCTCTTGGAGTATTACAGCAAATTTAACTGGGATAAATTCGGCATTAGTATTGATGGTCCAGTTAACTTTTCTTTACTGCCTAACATAGTTG TTGAGAATCCCACCCATCATGCCATATTCGGTGGACAATTTCTTGGTGCTGGTACGCTTGCTGAGATTTTGGAATTACCGATGGAGAAAATCGAAGAAAGGAACAAGAACTTCTTTG ATGACATTCAGTTAGATGATCTGAATGCTAATCTTGACAGTGATAATATAAATTTGGCAGACCTCTTAGGAGATTTTAATGCTAATTTGAGGAGTCTTCTATCCAGCAAATGTACTCTAAGTTTTCCTTACTCAATTGGTCATGAGCATCATGGATTGGCTGGTCAATCATATGCAATTAATGGTTCG TGCCCGTCCTGGAGAGCAAGTGGAAGGGGTCGTGTGCCACGATTGCTTGTCCATCCGTTGAACTGGGGCTATGGACCTACTTTTGAAGCAGGCTCATCTTTGGGTTTTACCAGTAATAGTCCATACCCGCAGTCCTCACAAGGTCATAGACAGTCTAGTGCACCCAGCCAGGTGCCTAGACGAGAAAGGAGGCTTGTGTTTGGGTCTTTTGGCCGAGTCTCCATGAACAGCTCTTTACCACTAATGGATGAAAATGAGTTCCTTCATTTTTTGGGTTGA